Proteins encoded in a region of the Vicia villosa cultivar HV-30 ecotype Madison, WI linkage group LG5, Vvil1.0, whole genome shotgun sequence genome:
- the LOC131601638 gene encoding cytochrome b5 domain-containing protein RLF-like, with amino-acid sequence MDSDNDFTFCQVSTPVVETKELVSNIADISIKEEPSNASSSNHNNGGFLWKDGLVNDSSNSKKEGTVGSLSFSVTSTATESNQSDTKNLPQKLPEQKSSIKKPTVRAKVPFEKGYSQMDWLRLTRTHPDLAGLKGQSNRRLISMDEVRKHKLEGEMWTVLKGRVYNISPYMKFHPGGVDMLMKTVGKDCTSLFNKYHAWVNAEFLLEKCLVGTLDESQ; translated from the exons ATGGACAGTGATAACGATTTCACTTTTTGTCAG GTCAGTACACCAGTAGTGGAAACTAAGGAGCTTGTTTCAAATATTGCTGATATTTCCATAAAGGAAGAACCCTCAAATGCAAGTAGTAGTAATCACAACAATGGTGGTTTCTTATGGAAGGATGGTTTAGTTAATGATTCTTCCAACTCTAAAAAGGAGGGAACAGTTGGTTCTTTGTCTTTCAGTGTAACCAGCACAGCAACTGAATCAAACCAAAGTGATACTAAAAATTTGCCTCAGAAGTTGCCAGAACAGAAGAGTTCTATTAAAAAGCCAACGGTTCGGGCCAAAGTTCCTTTTGAGAAGGGTTATAGTCAAATGGACTGGCTCAGGCTTACTCGAACTCATCCCGACCTTGCAG GTCTAAAAGGACAGTCAAACAGGAGACTTATATCGATGGATGAAGTTAGAAAACACAAATTAGAAGGCGAAATGTGGACTGTATTAAAAGGCCGTGTTTACAATATATCACCATATATGAAGTTTCACCCTGGAG GTGTTGATATGTTGATGAAAACAGTGGGAAAAGATTGCACATCTCTATTCA ATAAATACCATGCTTGGGTTAACGCGGAATTCTTACTGGAGAAATGCCTTGTAGGTACTTTAGATGAAAGTCAGTGA